A region of Rhodamnia argentea isolate NSW1041297 chromosome 9, ASM2092103v1, whole genome shotgun sequence DNA encodes the following proteins:
- the LOC115754896 gene encoding pentatricopeptide repeat-containing protein At3g03580 yields MSLSTARCGLPAREILYSSISNALSSIRNSAELHKVHALVITAGLDRSAFLTGKLISKYARFREPTSSISVFDRVSPTNNVYPWNSIIRALAHNALFSEALGFYSRMRDVGVRPDAYTYPSVINACAGLGDAEMGKVVHQHVSEAGFGSDLYIGNALIDMYARLDDMGKACHVFGEMSQRDVVSWNSLISGYSSNQYWEEALWYYSELKLDGILPDLYTVSSILPACGGLVAVREGRILHGLVEKIGVDGDIIVRNGLLSMYFKFGNVTDAQKVFDEMVFRDIVSWNTLVCGYCQLRLFEDSIQLFRDMITTCTPDLLTVTSVLRACGHLGDLELGTFVHDYSERKGMEFDTRANNILLDMYAKGGNLLAARQLFNKMKDKDSVSWNSLLNGYILHGSYGEAMQLFKMMKMETEPDSITHVMLLSVSTQFADIYLGGEVHCHIVKLGFTIDLRVCNALIDMYAKCSKLEDSLRIFGLMDICDIVTWNTIISACNHHQDCCLGFQMINAMRNEGLVPDEASLLGILPICSLLAAKQQGKEIHGYIFRLGFESNVPVGNALIEMYSKCGNLKGAVGVFELMKVKDVVTWTALISAYGMYGEGQKALKAFAQMEVAGILPDHVAFIAIIFACSHSGMVEEGLNLFDCMKNKYNIEPRMEHYACTVDLLSRSGHLTKAEDFILSMPLKPDASIWGALLSACRANGNMKIAERVSKRIIELDTDMTGYNVLVSNVYASMGKWEQVRSVRKSIRSKGLKKSAGCSWMEIKKRVYIFGTGDRSFEQFEEVYQLLDILGSLMAKQGYVPDLQCVLHDVDDDEKEDMLCGHSERLAIAFGLLNTEPGSPLQIMKNLRVCADCHTVSKYISSIVQREILVRDANRFHLFKNGACSCGDRW; encoded by the coding sequence ATGTCCTTGTCCACCGCAAGATGCGGACTCCCCGCCCGAGAAATTCTGTATTCTTCCATCTCGAATGCCTTGTCTTCAATCCGAAACTCCGCAGAACTGCACAAAGTGCACGCACTGGTGATCACCGCGGGGCTCGACCGATCCGCCTTCCTCACTGGCAAGCTCATAAGCAAGTACGCACGTTTTCGAGAGCCCACCTCCTCTATCTCCGTCTTCGACCGTGTTTCACCCACCAACAATGTCTACCCGTGGAATTCCATCATCAGAGCGCTCGCCCACAACGCCCTTTTCTCGGAAGCCCTTGGCTTCTACTCCAGGATGCGAGATGTTGGTGTTCGACCTGATGCTTATACGTACCCTTCGGTCATCAATGCCTGTGCGGGCTTGGGTGATGCCGAGATGGGTAAGGTCGTGCACCAACATGTTTCGGAAGCGGGGTTTGGCTCGGACCTGTACATTGGGAATGCTCTGATTGACATGTACGCTAGGCTTGATGACATGGGGAAAGCATGCCACGTGTTCGGGGAAATGTCTCAGAGGGATGTTGTGTCTTGGAATAGTCTGATATCAGGGTACAGTTCAAATCAGTACTGGGAGGAGGCTTTGTGGTATTATAGCGAGTTGAAATTGGATGGAATTCTACCGGACTTGTATACCGTGTCCAGCATTTTACCTGCTTGTGGAGGTTTGGTAGCGGTGAGAGAGGGTCGAATACTTCATGGTTTGGTTGAGAAGATCGGGGTAGATGGAGATATCATTGTGAGGAATGGACTCCTCTCCATGTACTTCAAGTTTGGCAATGTCACGGATGCTCAGAAAGTTTTTGATGAGATGGTATTTAGAGATATTGTCAGTTGGAACACCCTGGTCTGTGGGTATTGTCAACTGAGATTGTTTGAAGACTCGATCCAATTGTTTAGGGACATGATCACCACATGTACACCTGATTTATTGACTGTCACCTCTGTCCTCCGTGCTTGTGGACACTTAGGTGACTTAGAATTAGGAACATTTGTTCATGATTACTCGGAAAGGAAAGGAATGGAGTTTGATACTAGGGCTAACAATATTCTTCTAGATATGTATGCTAAAGGTGGCAATCTACTTGCTGCTCGTCAACTATTTAATAAGATGAAAGATAAGGATTCTGTATCATGGAATTCCTTGTTAAATGGTTATATCCTACATGGGTCATATGGGGAAGCAATGCAGCTTTTtaagatgatgaagatggaaACTGAACCTGATTCTATTACTCATGTGATGCTCCTGTCTGTATCTACTCAGTTTGCAGATATTTACCTGGGGGGAGAAGTCCATTGCCACATAGTAAAGTTAGGATTTACTATAGATTTACGTGTTTGCAATGCTCTCATAGATATGTACGCCAAATGTAGCAAGTTGGAGGATTCTCTGAGAATTTTTGGGCTCATGGATATATGTGATATAGTTACTTGGAACACGATTATCTCTGCATGCAACCATCATCAGGATTGTTGTTTAGGATTTCAAATGATCAATGCTATGAGAAATGAGGGGCTGGTGCCAGATGAGGCCTCGTTGTTGGGCATATTGCCAATATGTTCCTTACTTGCTGCTAAACAGCAGGGGAAAGAGATACATGGATATATTTTCAGATTGGGGTTTGAATCAAATGTACCAGTAGGAAACGCACTGATTGAGATGTATTCAAAATGTGGCAATCTAAAGGGTGCTGTCGGAGTATTTGAGCTTATGAAAGTAAAAGATGTGGTGACCTGGACTGCATTAATCTCTGCTTATGGGATGTATGGTGAGGGgcagaaagcattgaaagcttTCGCACAGATGGAAGTTGCTGGCATCCTTCCTGATCAtgttgctttcattgctataatttTTGCTTGTAGCCATTCGGGTATGGTGGAGGAGGGACTAAATCTTTTTGACTGCATGAAGAATAAGTACAATATAGAACCTAGAATGGAACACTATGCTTGCACTGTGGATCTTCTTTCTAGATCAGGGCATTTAACTAAGGCAGAGGATTTTATCCTCTCAATGCCGTTGAAGCCGGATGCAAGCATATGGGGAGCTCTACTTAGTGCTTGTCGTGCAAATGGTAACATGAAAATTGCTGAAAGGGTCTCCAAGAGGATTATTGAATTGGATACAGACATGACCGGGTATAATGTTTTAGTTTCAAACGTGTATGCCTCAATGGGGAAGTGGGAACAAGTAAGATCGGTGCGGAAATCAATAAGATCTAAAGGACTCAAAAAAAGTGCCGGCTGTAGCTGGATGGAGATAAAGAAAAGGGTTTATATATTTGGTACAGGGGATAGATCCTTCGAACAGTTTGAGGAGGTTTATCAGTTGCTAGATATACTTGGCAGTCTGATGGCTAAACAAGGCTATGTTCCTGA
- the LOC115754887 gene encoding mediator of RNA polymerase II transcription subunit 25 — MVVQSLSPDMALGDIAKGSSVPMSTERSLIVAVDGTAAMGSYWKTIVSDYLEKIVRAFVGNEVTAQKSCDLSLVMFNSHGNLSACMVQRSAWTKDVSRFLDWLSAMSFSGGGFNDAAIAEGLSEALMMFPLPLNGNLPPQSLDGKRHCVLVAATNPYPLSTPVYRPTFQLEEEHVETYTGGPLCDAEGVAKFFPQCRVSLSVICPKQLPKLRAIYNAGKHNPRAVDPPVDNVKNPHFLVLIAENFLEARAALSRPGTSSLPSNQSPVKMDTAPPPVNSVTAQPPTSVPPVNGPLLNRQAVSAGNGPPATVKVEPTTVTSMVAGPTFPHIPSVPRPTTQGVSALQTSSPSSASQDMVTNNESVPDLKPVVSGGIPQSMRPGGPANSNILNHLSQVRQAVNSAALTGGTSIGLQSIGQNPMAMHMSNMISSGMQSTVPAAQTGYSSAQSGMTSVTGPGSLTGTIPTGQNQGLGSFAPATSSITGNSNIGISQPTGNLQVGAGMGQPTPGMSQGSLSGSQMVQNGVGMNPNMMSALGPTAPSSGTGTMIPTPGMPSQGQSGMPSINGNNNPGASMPLSQQSSSALQSAQSKYVKVWEGNLSGQRQGQPVLITRLEGYRSASASETLAANWPPTMQIVRLISQDHMNNKQYVGKADFLVFRAMNQHGFLGQLQEKKLCAVIQLPSQTLLLSVSDKACRLIGMLFPGDMVVFKPQITSQQQQQQMQQQQQQMQQQLQAPPHPQMQQQQLSQMQQQQMSQQLQPQHQQMQMLPQQQQQMQQLQPQMPQMQQQQQQQQPQQHLQQLQPQHPQQQQLQQLQQHAPQQLMGTGMGQGYVQGPGRSQLMPQGPVSSQGLPNIPGGGFMS; from the exons ATGGTTGTGCAGTCATTGAGCCCTGATATGGCGCTCGGCGACATCGCCAAAGGATCGAGTGTCCCGATGTCTACGGAGAGATCGCTGATCGTGGCTGTCGACGGCACTGCAGCCATGGGGTCCTACTGGAAAACCATTGTTTCCGATTACCTCGAGAAGATCGTCAG GGCTTTCGTGGGGAATGAGGTGACTGCACAG AAATCATGTGATCTCTCTCTGGTCATGTTCAATTCTCATGGCAATTTGTCTG CTTGCATGGTTCAGCGAAGTGCCTGGACAAAAGATGTCAGCCGTTTCCTGGATTGGCTCTCAGCAATGTCTTTTAGTGGTGGTGGTTTTAATGATGCTGCTATTGCAGAAGGTCTTTCTGAAGCTTTGATG atgTTCCCCCTACCTCTGAACGGAAACCTACCTCCGCAAAGTCTAGATGGAAAAAGGCACTGTGTTCTTGTTGCTGCAACCAATCCTTATCCCTTGTCAACTCCAGTTTATCGACCAACTTTTCAGCTGGAAGAGGAGCATGTTGAAACTTACACTGGAGGACCTTTATGTGATGCTGAGGGTGTTGCGAAATTTTTCCCTCAG TGCCGTGTTTCTCTCTCAGTTATTTGTCCAAAGCAGCTTCCAAAACTTCGGGCAATCTACAATGCT GGAAAACACAATCCGCGTGCAGTAGATCCACCGGTTGATAATGTAAAGAATCCCCATTTTCTTGTATTAATTGCGGAGAATTTCCTTGAGGCACGGGCAGCTTTGAGTCGTCCTGGAACATCTAGTTTGCCTTCAAATCAGAGTCCTGTCAAGATGGACACAGCTCCACCTCCAGTTAATTCAGTCACGGCACAACCTCCTACTTCTGTTCCACCTG TAAATGGACCCTTACTGAACAGACAAGCAGTTTCTGCGGGAAATGGCCCTCCTGCCACTGTCAAAGTT GAACCAACTACGGTGACTTCTATGGTAGCTGGCCCCACCTTTCCTCACATTCCATCCGTACCGCGTCCTACTACTCAAGGAGTCTCTGCCTTGCAGacttcctctccttcttctgCATCTCAAGACATGGTAACGAACAATGAAAGCGTACCGGATTTGAAGCCGGTGGTGAGTGGTGGCATTCCACAATCAATGCGACCTGGAGGTCCTGCAAATTCAAACATACTAAACCACCTCTCTCAAGTAAGGCAAGCGGTCAATTCCGCAGCATTGACTGGAGGGACTTCAATAGGGCTTCAATCGATTGGTCAAAATCCAATGGCCATGCATATGTCAAATATGATTTCTAGTGGGATGCAGTCTACTGTCCCTGCAGCTCAGACAGGGTATTCTTCAGCCCAATCGGGCATGACCTCAGTGACAGGTCCTGGCTCTCTCACAGGGACCATACCAACTGGACAAAACCAAGGCCTTGGTTCATTTGCTCCAGCAACTAGCAGCATTACTGGAAATTCAAACATTGGAATATCCCAACCAACTGGCAATCTTCAAGTTGGTGCTGGTATGGGTCAACCTACTCCAGGCATGAGCCAAGGAAGCCTATCAGGATCGCAAATGGTGCAGAATGGAGTTGGCATGAATCCTAATATGATGAGTGCCCTGGGTCCAACAGCTCCCTCTTCTGGAACTGGCACAATGATTCCTACTCCAGGAATGCCTTCACAAGGACAATCTGGCATGCCATCAATTAATGGTAACAACAATCCAGGAGCAAGTATGCCATTGTCACAGCAATCATCAAGTGCTTTGCAAAGTGCACAATCCAAATATGTGAAAGTTTGGGAG GGTAATTTATCTGGGCAAAGACAAGGACAGCCCGTCTTAATCACCAGATTGGAG GGTTACAGGAGTGCATCAGCTTCTGAGAC GCTTGCAGCAAACTGGCCTCCTACCATGCAGATTGTTCGTCTAATATCTCAGGACCACATGAATAACAA GCAATACGTTGGGAAGGCGGATTTCCTGGTTTTTCGGGCAATGAATCAACATGGTTTTCTTGGGCAGCTCCAAGAGAAAAAACTT tgTGCAGTCATTCAATTACCGTCTCAGACGCTGCTGCTTTCTGTGTCAGACAAGGCATGCCGCTTGATTGGGATGCTTTTCCCTGGG GATATGGTTGTGTTCAAGCCGCAAATAACAAGCcagcaacaacagcaacaaatgcagcaacaacagcaacagATGCAGCAGCAATTGCAGGCACCACCGCATCCGCAGATGCAGCAGCAACAGCTTTCCCagatgcagcagcagcagatgtCTCAACAACTGCAGCCCCAGCACCAACAGATGCAGATGTTGCCCCAACAACAGCAGCAGATGCAGCAACTCCAGCCGCAGATGCCACaaatgcagcagcagcagcagcagcagcagccacaGCAACACCTCCAACAGCTGCAGCCTCAACACCCACAGCAGCAGCAACTTCAGCAGTTGCAACAGCATGCACCGCAGCAGTTGATGGGAACAGGAATGGGGCAAGGGTACGTTCAAGGTCCAGGGCGTTCACAGTTGATGCCCCAGGGCCCTGTTTCATCGCAAGGGCTACCCAACATTCCCGGCGGGGGATTCATGAGCTAA